TCTCACTACTGTTAACCATCACATCTATTTTTAAGTTCTGATCATCTACCGTCACTGTTTCAGTGACAGCAGTTTCTAACTTATCGCCAGTAAATTGAACTTCATATTCTCCAGGGGGGACTTCTACTTGATATCCTCCCGCACTCATTGTAGTAGTGGTAGCTGTAAAGTCATTATCAGGGCTACTAACGTCAACAGTAATTTCAGGTAACCCTTCTCCTGGATCATAAAGTTCGTTGTTATTGATATCATCATAGACGACTCCTGTAATAAACAACTCATCCTGATCGAAGTTAGTGCCATAGTTATGGTTTGCGATGACAGCATTCCAATCTGTCCCGTTACGGGTAAATTGACCTGTATATAAGCCAACTCCTACTTCTTGATACTCGTCTTTCAGAAGGTTGGTACGATGATTAGCACTGGTTAATAATCCTTTGTGTAGATCGTCGATTAAACCAATAATCTGATCCATGTTTTGGATTTCTTGATTGCTTCCTTTCCAAGCTATATTCTCTCCAACAAAGCTAGAAGGATAGCCAGCACTCTCTGCTCTTTCAATAGCGGTACTACCATTAACCCCCTCATGACTAAATTCATTATTTTCGAGCATCCATTGGCTATGGCTTCTGGCGGATTCTAATAAGGTTTCGTTAGAAGCAAGGGGTTGCTTAGGTTCAGGGGAGATTTGTTCTTCTCCAGTTAATCCTTCGTTGAGATCAACATCATATCGGCTAGCTTCTTCTTCTGGGTTCAGTCGAGCGCGATTAACTAGCTCTAAAAAATATTGTTCGTAGGGAGTAAGTTCAACGCTCATGATTTTAGCCCTCACCTTTAACCGCTGTTACCTTTATTATACTCAGTAAAAAGTATAAAAAAGTACATGAAATTACGTAACTTTAATCAAAGTCTTTCTTAAGGAGGACTAGAATCATTTTTCACTGGCTCAGTTTGTAATAGGTTGATTGTTAGATTCTATGGAGTCTTC
This window of the Euhalothece natronophila Z-M001 genome carries:
- a CDS encoding CAP domain-containing protein: MSVELTPYEQYFLELVNRARLNPEEEASRYDVDLNEGLTGEEQISPEPKQPLASNETLLESARSHSQWMLENNEFSHEGVNGSTAIERAESAGYPSSFVGENIAWKGSNQEIQNMDQIIGLIDDLHKGLLTSANHRTNLLKDEYQEVGVGLYTGQFTRNGTDWNAVIANHNYGTNFDQDELFITGVVYDDINNNELYDPGEGLPEITVDVSSPDNDFTATTTTMSAGGYQVEVPPGEYEVQFTGDKLETAVTETVTVDDQNLKIDVMVNSSESQILADKITLNLEDTLDFRTAQQVESGTYISSSDVTNLYQEHEPTSLGLGIVSGAILFMVIFFLGHFFQTSPQHKKQ